In Spodoptera frugiperda isolate SF20-4 chromosome 1, AGI-APGP_CSIRO_Sfru_2.0, whole genome shotgun sequence, the following are encoded in one genomic region:
- the LOC118273684 gene encoding kinesin-associated protein 3 isoform X2 — translation MSPVESVPVAVLNCIDDYVELLYDDIPEKIKGSALILQLARNPDNLIELARNEALLSALSRVLREEWKRSIELSTNIVYTFFCFSTYNEFHPVIIQYKIGSLCMDVIDYELKRYDQWKEKVEGKKQVVTPDKSELPKSRIPEPKRRPKSGTWAVADVNMQKSRSLVSSYHEDLCSASDEFLSKSDEEQMKRKLKTLSKRQEQLLRVAFYMLLNIADNVKVEEKMHKKDIVGLLIGAMERHSNIDLLILIVSFLQKLSIFVENKTSMASRGIVEKLAPLLDSSNADLVNVTLKLLFNLTFDTKLRNKMIKLGLLPKFIQFTSDDKHINLAMKILYHLSMDDRVKLMFTQSDCVKLLTDMLLLNVNGESGNSSGGASGAGSAGTTDVLLALCINLAWCERAANQMAAEGRLRDLLARAFRHRNAMLMKLVRNLSHHTQNKGLFVEFVGDIAGAVTNSDASEDFIIECLGTLNNILNTNNNIDIYAVVERYNLIPRIMKILDPDIDRHHVSEMQPEAIERCVAENAADAELVVEGVVAAGALSADERAAAALLRAGAAQALVALLRLRQADDDHVLQTVFAFRQLLSHPRAADYLVSRTEAPAYLIDLMQDKNAEIRKMCDNCLDIISQMQNEWAVRIKVERFRCHNGQWLSVVETLGAEGGTGDAADDLPPYLSAEYLTTHRLTTSDSQTSLNDDSDSFSGEVSLDRVNSRNNLDDRADDFYGGTDTSSLVKSTEKDAFSKDVDILA, via the exons ATGAGCCCAGTCGAGAGTGTACCAGTTGCTGTATTGAATTGCATTGATGACTATGTGGAATTACTTTATGATGATATACCAGAAAAAATTAAGGGATCTGCTTTGATACTGCAACTTGCTAGAAATCCTGATAATTTGATAGAGCTAGCTCGAAATG aGGCATTACTAAGCGCTCTTTCAAGAGTTCTTAGAGAAGAATGGAAAAGGAGCATTGAACTCAGCACAAATATAGTCTacactttcttttgtttctcaACATATAATGAATTTCATCCAGTTattattcaatataaaattgGTTCTTTATGTATGGATGTTATTGACTATGAGCTAAAAAGATATGATCAATGGAAAGAGAAAGTTGAAGGAAAAAAACAAGTTGTTACACCAgataag aGTGAACTACCAAAAAGTCGCATTCCAGAACCAAAACGTCGTCCAAAATCAGGCACTTGGGCTGTGGCTGATGTAAATATGCAGAAATCTAGATCTCTAGTATCTAGTTACCATGAAGACCTTTGCAGTGCCTCTGATGAATTCTTATCAAAGAGCGACGAAGAACAAATGAAGCGCAAATTAAAAACACTGTCAAAACGCCAAGAGCAGTTGTTAAGAGTAGCTTTCTACATGTTACTGAACATAGCAGATAATGTTAAAGTTGAAGAAAAAATGCACAAGAAAGATATTGTCGGACTACTTATTGGCGCCATGGAGCGACATTCGAACATAGATCTCCTTATTCTTATAGTGTCATTTCTACAAAAACtttctatttttgttgaaaataagaCAAGTATGGCCTCTAGAGGAATTGTCGAAAAATTGGCACCATTGTTGGATTCATCTAATGCTGATTTAGTTAATGTCACCTTAAAACTCTTGTTCAATTTAACCTTTGATACTAAATTACGtaacaaaatgataaaactaGGCCTACTCCCAAAATTCATACAGTTTACAA GTGACGACAAACATATTAATTTGGCAATGAAAATTCTATACCACTTGAGTATGGATGATAgagtaaaattaatgtttacacAATCAGACTGTGTGAAACTG CTGACAGACATGTTGCTGCTGAACGTGAACGGAGAGAGCGGCAACAGCAgcggcggcgcgagcggcgcgGGCAGCGCGGGCACCACGGACGTGTTGCTGGCGCTGTGCATCAACCTCGCCTGGTGCGAGCGCGCCGCCAACCAGATGGCCGCCGAGGGCCGTTTGCGAGACCTGCTCGCACGCGCCTTCCGACATCGCAATGCCATGCTCATGAAACTTGTGCGAAACTTATCTCATCACACTCAGAATAAAGGCCTATTTGTT gagTTTGTTGGCGACATTGCAGGAGCCGTCACCAACAGCGATGCCAGTGAAGATTTCATCATCGAATGTTTAGGAACTCTGAATAATATTCTGAACACTAACAACAATATTGATATTTACGCAGTCGTCGAACGATACAATTTAATCCCTCGCATTATGAAAATTTTGGATCCAG ATATAGACAGACACCATGTTAGTGAAATGCAGCCGGAGGCTATAGAGCGGTGTGTGGCAGAGAACGCGGCGGACGCGGAGCTGGTGGTGGAGGGCGTGGTGGCGGCGGGCGCGCTGAGCGCGGAcgagcgcgcggcggcggcgctgctGCGCGCGGGCGCGGCGCAGGCGCTGGTGGCGCTGCTGCGCCTGCGCCAGGCCGACGACGACCACGTGCTGCAGACCGTGTTCGCCTTCCGCCAGCTGCTCTCCCATCCGCGCGCCGCCGACTACCTCGTCTCGCGTACAG AAGCTCCAGCGTATCTTATTGATCTGATGCAAGATAAGAATGCGGAGATAAGGAAAATGTGCGACAATTGCCTTGACATCATTTCTCAGATGCAAAATGAATGGGCAGTCAGAATAAAG gTGGAAAGATTCCGTTGCCACAACGGTCAGTGGCTGTCCGTTGTTGAGACACTTGGCGCTGAAGGTGGCACCGGGGATGCGGCTGACGACTTGCCACCATATTTGTCTGCCGAGTACCTAACCACACATCGTCTTACTACTTCAG ATTCCCAAACATCGTTAAATGATGATTCTGACAGCTTTTCTGGTGAAGTTAGTCTAGATCGCGTCAACAGCAG GAATAATCTGGACGATCGAGCAGACGATTTTTATGGTGGAACCGACACGTCGTCATTAGTGAAGTCTACAGAGAAAGATGCGTTTTCAAAGGATGTTGATATACTTGCTTAG
- the LOC118273684 gene encoding kinesin-associated protein 3 isoform X3 — translation MSPVESVPVAVLNCIDDYVELLYDDIPEKIKGSALILQLARNPDNLIELARNEALLSALSRVLREEWKRSIELSTNIVYTFFCFSTYNEFHPVIIQYKIGSLCMDVIDYELKRYDQWKEKVEGKKQVVTPDKSELPKSRIPEPKRRPKSGTWAVADVNMQKSRSLVSSYHEDLCSASDEFLSKSDEEQMKRKLKTLSKRQEQLLRVAFYMLLNIADNVKVEEKMHKKDIVGLLIGAMERHSNIDLLILIVSFLQKLSIFVENKTSMASRGIVEKLAPLLDSSNADLVNVTLKLLFNLTFDTKLRNKMIKLGLLPKFIQFTSDDKHINLAMKILYHLSMDDRVKLMFTQSDCVKLLTDMLLLNVNGESGNSSGGASGAGSAGTTDVLLALCINLAWCERAANQMAAEGRLRDLLARAFRHRNAMLMKLVRNLSHHTQNKGLFVEFVGDIAGAVTNSDASEDFIIECLGTLNNILNTNNNIDIYAVVERYNLIPRIMKILDPENAADAELVVEGVVAAGALSADERAAAALLRAGAAQALVALLRLRQADDDHVLQTVFAFRQLLSHPRAADYLVSRTEAPAYLIDLMQDKNAEIRKMCDNCLDIISQMQNEWAVRIKVERFRCHNGQWLSVVETLGAEGGTGDAADDLPPYLSAEYLTTHRLTTSDSQTSLNDDSDSFSGEVSLDRVNSRNNLDDRADDFYGGTDTSSLVKSTEKDAFSKDVDILA, via the exons ATGAGCCCAGTCGAGAGTGTACCAGTTGCTGTATTGAATTGCATTGATGACTATGTGGAATTACTTTATGATGATATACCAGAAAAAATTAAGGGATCTGCTTTGATACTGCAACTTGCTAGAAATCCTGATAATTTGATAGAGCTAGCTCGAAATG aGGCATTACTAAGCGCTCTTTCAAGAGTTCTTAGAGAAGAATGGAAAAGGAGCATTGAACTCAGCACAAATATAGTCTacactttcttttgtttctcaACATATAATGAATTTCATCCAGTTattattcaatataaaattgGTTCTTTATGTATGGATGTTATTGACTATGAGCTAAAAAGATATGATCAATGGAAAGAGAAAGTTGAAGGAAAAAAACAAGTTGTTACACCAgataag aGTGAACTACCAAAAAGTCGCATTCCAGAACCAAAACGTCGTCCAAAATCAGGCACTTGGGCTGTGGCTGATGTAAATATGCAGAAATCTAGATCTCTAGTATCTAGTTACCATGAAGACCTTTGCAGTGCCTCTGATGAATTCTTATCAAAGAGCGACGAAGAACAAATGAAGCGCAAATTAAAAACACTGTCAAAACGCCAAGAGCAGTTGTTAAGAGTAGCTTTCTACATGTTACTGAACATAGCAGATAATGTTAAAGTTGAAGAAAAAATGCACAAGAAAGATATTGTCGGACTACTTATTGGCGCCATGGAGCGACATTCGAACATAGATCTCCTTATTCTTATAGTGTCATTTCTACAAAAACtttctatttttgttgaaaataagaCAAGTATGGCCTCTAGAGGAATTGTCGAAAAATTGGCACCATTGTTGGATTCATCTAATGCTGATTTAGTTAATGTCACCTTAAAACTCTTGTTCAATTTAACCTTTGATACTAAATTACGtaacaaaatgataaaactaGGCCTACTCCCAAAATTCATACAGTTTACAA GTGACGACAAACATATTAATTTGGCAATGAAAATTCTATACCACTTGAGTATGGATGATAgagtaaaattaatgtttacacAATCAGACTGTGTGAAACTG CTGACAGACATGTTGCTGCTGAACGTGAACGGAGAGAGCGGCAACAGCAgcggcggcgcgagcggcgcgGGCAGCGCGGGCACCACGGACGTGTTGCTGGCGCTGTGCATCAACCTCGCCTGGTGCGAGCGCGCCGCCAACCAGATGGCCGCCGAGGGCCGTTTGCGAGACCTGCTCGCACGCGCCTTCCGACATCGCAATGCCATGCTCATGAAACTTGTGCGAAACTTATCTCATCACACTCAGAATAAAGGCCTATTTGTT gagTTTGTTGGCGACATTGCAGGAGCCGTCACCAACAGCGATGCCAGTGAAGATTTCATCATCGAATGTTTAGGAACTCTGAATAATATTCTGAACACTAACAACAATATTGATATTTACGCAGTCGTCGAACGATACAATTTAATCCCTCGCATTATGAAAATTTTGGATCCAG AGAACGCGGCGGACGCGGAGCTGGTGGTGGAGGGCGTGGTGGCGGCGGGCGCGCTGAGCGCGGAcgagcgcgcggcggcggcgctgctGCGCGCGGGCGCGGCGCAGGCGCTGGTGGCGCTGCTGCGCCTGCGCCAGGCCGACGACGACCACGTGCTGCAGACCGTGTTCGCCTTCCGCCAGCTGCTCTCCCATCCGCGCGCCGCCGACTACCTCGTCTCGCGTACAG AAGCTCCAGCGTATCTTATTGATCTGATGCAAGATAAGAATGCGGAGATAAGGAAAATGTGCGACAATTGCCTTGACATCATTTCTCAGATGCAAAATGAATGGGCAGTCAGAATAAAG gTGGAAAGATTCCGTTGCCACAACGGTCAGTGGCTGTCCGTTGTTGAGACACTTGGCGCTGAAGGTGGCACCGGGGATGCGGCTGACGACTTGCCACCATATTTGTCTGCCGAGTACCTAACCACACATCGTCTTACTACTTCAG ATTCCCAAACATCGTTAAATGATGATTCTGACAGCTTTTCTGGTGAAGTTAGTCTAGATCGCGTCAACAGCAG GAATAATCTGGACGATCGAGCAGACGATTTTTATGGTGGAACCGACACGTCGTCATTAGTGAAGTCTACAGAGAAAGATGCGTTTTCAAAGGATGTTGATATACTTGCTTAG
- the LOC118273680 gene encoding probable NADH dehydrogenase [ubiquinone] iron-sulfur protein 6, mitochondrial produces MLTWFIMNNMISRVAAKQCVTLRAVTNVTRRSFVSKIEDATTHTGQKWESDDYRLARFMNAPKQVNPNWAVNLIAEVPPKQVTERVVWCDGGSGPEGHPRVFINLDKPGDHSCGYCGLRFVKKDGH; encoded by the exons ATGTTGACTTGGTTCATTATGAACAATATGATTTCACGTGTCGCTGCTAAACAATGCGTAACATTGAGAGCAGTCACAAATGTTACACGCCGTAGTTTTGTTTCTAAAATCGAAGATGCTACTACCCATACGGGCCAG aAATGGGAATCTGATGACTACAGATTGGCTCGGTTCATGAATGCCCCTAAACAAGTAAATCCTAACTGGGCAGTTAATTTGATAGCAGAAGTACCACCAAAACAAGTTACTGAAAGAGTAGTATGGTGCGATGGAGGAAGTGGCCCTGAAGGACATCCtcgtgtttttattaatttg GATAAGCCTGGCGACCATTCTTGTGGATACTGTGGTTTACGCTTTGTGAAAAAAGATGGCCATtaa
- the LOC118273681 gene encoding UPF0184 protein AAEL002161 translates to MAGQDQNNCNQNGIAENNDIEPTEPSDESVVEEYIMLDSKLDELNSALDYLEQKNDDIHERLKELLQSNIEIRQELRNENAETSGNN, encoded by the exons ATGGCTGGGCAAGATCAAAACAACTGTAACCAAAATGGCATTGCAGAAAACAATGACATTGAACCAACTGAACCGAGCGACGAAAGTGTCGTGGAAG AATACATCATGCTAGATTCGAAATTGGATGAACTTAATTCTGCTTTGGATTATTTGGAACAAAAAAATGATGATATTCATGAACGGTTAAAAGAGCTGTTACAGTCAAATATTGAAATCAGACAAGAATTGCGCAATGAAAATGCAGAAACATctggaaataattaa
- the LOC118273678 gene encoding ras-related protein Rab-14: MTSGPYNYSYIFKYIIIGDMGVGKSCLLHQFTDKKFMADCPHTIGVEFGTRIIEVAGQKIKLQIWDTAGQERFRAVTRSYYRGAAGALMVYDITRRSTYNHLSSWLTDTRNLTNPSTVIFLIGNKSDLDGQRDVTYEEAKQFADENGLMFVEASAKTGQNVEEAFLETAKKIYQSIQDGRLDLNAAESGVQHKPASPGRPLAAPPAARDNCAC; this comes from the exons ATGACTTCAGGACCATACAACtattcatacatatttaaatacatcATCATTGGTGATATGGGAGTTGGCAAATCATGTCTATTGCATCAGTTTACAGATAAGAAAT ttatggCTGACTGCCCACACACAATTGGTGTTGAGTTTGGGACACGGATTATTGAAGTAGCTGGTCAGAAAATTAAATTGCAAATATGGGACACTGCTGGGCAAGAAAGATTTAGAGCTGTCACTCGGTCATATTATAGAGGTGCTGCTGGAGCGCTAATGGTATATGACATTACAAGAAG ATCCACTTATAATCATCTTAGCAGCTGGCTTACAGACACTCGTAACTTGACAAACCCCAGCACTGTGATATTCCTGATTGGCAACAAATCAGATTTAGATGGTCAAAGAGATGTTACATATGAGGAAGCAAAACAATTTGCTGATGAAAATGGACTTATGTTTGTTGAAGCTAGTGCTAAGAC tggtcaaaatgTGGAGGAAGCCTTTCTTGAAACAGCTAAGAAAATATATCAAAGCATTCAAGACGGGCGACTGGACCTGAACGCAGCTGAGTCCGGGGTGCAGCACAAGCCGGCGTCCCCGGGCCGCCCGCTTGCTGCTCCCCCGGCTGCGCGGGATAACTGCGCTTGTTAA